GGCGGCAGCTCCCGCAGCCGCAGCCAGGCGTAGTAGGAGACCACGTTCGTCCCGATGAGCGTTCCGTCCACGTCGAAGATCGCGGCCACTTCCCCGGGCCGCTCGACCGCCTTCCTGCGGCGTCTGCGTCGGTTGGGGCGGGTCGTGAGCGCGGGCAGGTGGGCGCCGACCAGCCAGCCCTCCCAGTCCACCTCGGTGATGTCGAAGGGGAACTCCCGGCGGTCCTCTTCCGGCAGCGACCGGAAGAGCTCCGCCGTCCTCCCGGTGGAGAAGACCGACTCTATGGTCGAGTAGGGGCCGTAGATCCTGCTGTAGTAGAGGCTCATGCGAGCCCGCTTCTCGGCCCGGGCGGCCCGGCCGCGCAGGTCGGCTACCATGTGCCCCTCCGGCAGCCGGGAGAGGAGCGCCCCAGCCGCCCGGAGCCCGGCCAGCTCGGCCTTCAGGCGGCGCTCCACCGCCCGGCGTCCCGGGAAGCTCCACTCGGCCACCGGGATGGGTCGCCCGCCGGCGTCCCGCAGGGGGTTCTCCAGAAAGTATCCCCGCACGTAGCCGTAGAGGTCCCGGTAGCGCAGCGGGTTGCGCTCCCCGGAGGCCACCTGGAAGACCTCCGGCTGCTCCGGCCGGCGGGCGGCGGCCGCAAGCGTCGCGTTCACCACGTGGTCCACTGGAACCAGATCCACCAGGCTGTCCGGGTCTCCCGGGAACTCCCGCAACACACCCTTCGCGAAGGCCATGATGATCGGGTCGGCCATCCGGGAGCCCTGGATCCAGCCGGGATAAGGCTCCCGGTAGCTGCTCTCGATGATCGCCGGGCGCACGATGACGAGCGGTAGCTCCCCCCGCTCCCGCACCACCATCCGCTCGGCGAGCGACTTGGTGAAGGTGTAGACGTCGTGCCAGCCCAGGGAACGGGCCCTCTCTGTGCCCCGCTCCACCAGCTGCTCCCGCACCCAGGCCCGCCGCAGCTGCTCCACCCGGGCGGCGACCTCCTCCTCGCTCCCGACGAGCCCGAGCTCCCGCTGCGCCTCGGTCTCGAACCGGCGCACGAGCGCCCGCTCCCGGGAGCTCGCCTCGACCCGCGAGATCTCCGCGGCGAGCCGCCGCAGCTCCTCCACCGGGTCGAGAGACGTCCCGTCGGGGGTGACGTCCTCCGGAGGCGCCTCCGGCACCAGCCCCCGCCGCACCCCCGCCACGTAGGCCGTCGAGATGTGCACGAAGGTCGGGCGGCGTTCCCATCCCCGGGCCAGCCGCAAAAGCCCGAGCGTCCCCTCCACGTTCGAGGCCAGCGCCGCGTCCAGCGGGGCGTCGAAGACCACCGAGGCGGCCGAGTGGATCACCACGTCCACCTCCCGCGAGAGCTCGGCCAGCTCTTCCCGCCCGAGCCCCAGCGAGGGCGCGTGTACGTCCCCCTCCAGCACCCGCACCCTCTCCCGCACGTACCCCTCGAAGTCCCCGCCGAGCCGTTCGCGCAGCCTGTCGAAGGCCGAAGAGCCCAGAACATCCCTCCAGAAGCGCTCCTCTGCCCCCTTCTCTCCGGAGGCCCGGACCAGCAGGTAGAGACACCGGATCTCGGGCAGCCCGCGCAGGATCTTCTCGACCAGCGCCGTGCCCAGAAAGCCGGTTCCGCCGGTGAGCAGGATGGTCCTGTCCCTGTACGCCTCGCGCAGCAATCCCGTCAACCTCCCCCTCCGGACCGGCCGCCGAACTTGCGCTCGGTCCCCCGCAGCAGCGCCCGCGCGTTCTCCCGGTGTCGCCAGAGCACCGCCGCTCCGCCTACCAACGTGTACAGCACGTACGGCAGGGGCTGGCCGGTGAGCCAAAACGCAAAGGGGCTGACCACGGTCACAACTATGGCGGCGAGCGAGGTGTAGCGGCTCGCAAGCGCCACCACCCACCACAGCGCGAACATCCCGAGCCCCACGGCGGGGACCAGGGCGATGCTGGTCCCCGCCCCGGTCGCCACCCCTTTGCCGCCCTTGAAGCGCAGGAAGACCGGCCAGCAGTGCCCAACAACCGCCGCCAGCGCCACCGCGGCGAGCACCCACGGCCCCTCGCCGAGCGCCCGGGCGCCGACGACCGGGACTATCCCCTTGAGCATGTCCCCGAGCATGGTCAGCGCGGCGGCGCCCTTGCCGGCGGCCCGCATCACGTTCGCCGTCCCGATGTTGCCGCTGCCCACCTTGCGCACGTCCACCCCGCAGGCCCGACCAACCAGTATCCCGGTCGGCACCGAGCCCAGGAGGTATCCCAGCAAGATGAGCAAAACCTCCAGCATGGCGAGAAGTATAGCTGGAAGGCCGGACGTCGTACATCGCCCCTAGAGCAACCCGCGCCGATGCAGAAGCCAGCTCGCGAACCCGGCGAAAAGCACCTGCGCCCCTACGAAGACGGGGAACCCCCACTCGCTCTGTGCACCCGGTATCTCGACGAAGTTCGCACCGTAGATCCCGGAGATCAGGCTCAGAGGCCCGAGGATGGCTGCGAAGACTGTGAGCCGGCGTATGCCGAGCTCGCTCCTCTCGTCGCGCCGCATCCGGTACGCCTCGATGGCGCCCTCCACGTAGTCCCGGGTGGCGTCGGCCATGTCCACAGCCTCCCGCTGGTTGTCCTCCACATCCGAGAGATGCTCGCGCAGCTCCGGCGAGACACGCCCGAGCCGCCGCAGGATCTCCTGCTGGGCCACCGCCAGACGCCTGAACGCCTGCAGATCCCGCCGCAGGTAGATGAGCCCCTCGAGCGCTGCGACGGAGGCCCGCTCTCTATTGGGATCCAGCGACTCCTCAAGCTCCTCCGCCGCGCCCGCGACCTCCACGAGCCCCGGCAGGTGCCCGTCCACGAGCGCGTCGAGCGCCTCGTAGACGAGGTGGCGCCCCGGCGTCTCCGGCAGGTTGCCCTCGCGAATCCGCCCCTCGAGCCTCCCCTCGATCTCAAAGACCGGACCGTCACGCACCGTCACCAGATAGTTCGGGCCGGCAACCAGGTCCACCTCCACGGCCCGCAGAGAGAGCATCGGACCACGCTCCACTCGTACGGCGAAGGCAGCGACGAAGAGCCGCCTCTGACCGGCCACCGAAAAAACGTCCATCTTGGGCATTCTCAGGGGCGCCATGCAATCCTCGACGGTCAGGGACGGGAGCCCGAGAACGCCGCGCAGGATCTCCTCCCCCCGCTCACGCGGACGGAGGAGGTCTACCCAGAGGGCAGCCCGCCGGTCAGCCAGAGCCGCCCCGAGCTCCTCCCGGGAAATCTCCCGCACGGCCCCCTCACGAGTCCGGAGAAGCACCCGGACCCGCTCCTCGCCCTCCTCTACTGGAAGCCCGCTGCCCGCGCGCGTCTCCCCACCCGTGGGATCCCACACCCCCAGATGTCCCCGCCGGCGCGGCCTCTTCCCGACTCGCCGCTCCCTGAAAAACATGCCTGGGATTGTACCGGAAAGCCCGCAGCCAAAGACGCCGGAGGCGCGGCCGCCCGACCGCGCCTCGCAACGCTGCCCGTGAAGTACCCTCACACCCCGGTTCTACACCCGGCCCCCGACAAGAACCGAGGCCTTCTCGACCACCCGACGCCCCTGGTAGCGAGCCGCGGCGAGCTCCTCCTCGGTCGGCCCCTCCTCGCGCCCGGTGCTGCTCGCCCCGTAGGGGTTTCCCCCCGCCCCGAAGATCTCCTGAGCGGTGTACCCGGGCGGCACGATCACGGCACCCCAGTGCGCGAACACATTGTAGAGCGTCGCGATGGTCGTCTCCTGCCCGCCGTGCGCGTTCTGCGCGCTGGTGAACGCACTCGCCACCTTGTCCGCGAGCTTCCCCTCCGCCCACAGCGGACCCGTCGTGTCGAGAAACTGCTTGAGCTGCGCCGAGACGTTCCCGAACCGCGTCGGCGTCCCGAAGACGAACGCGTCCGCCCACTCCAGATCCTCCAGGCTCGCCTCCGGCACGTCCTGCGTCTCGAGCACGTGCTCGTACCAGCCCCGATTGCTCTTTATCGCCTCCTCAGGCGCCAGCTCCCGTACCTTGCGCAGACGCACCTCGGCTCCGGCTTCCCGCGCCCCCTCCTCGACCGCACGCGCCAGCCGGTAGACGTTGCCCGTCGCACTGTAGTAGATCACCGCTACCTTGACCGCCATCTTCGTTCCCTCCCTTTATGTGGACTGGAGTCCGTTTACGTGCGGAAGTTAACGCGCTAGACTCATGTTGTCAAGGACGAGAAAGTGGTGCGGGGTCACGTGCGGAGTCCGGGACCGAGAGGCGAAGAGGCGCTACGGAGAGACGCGGCGCGCAACCGGGAGAGGATCCTCGCCGCGGCGCGTTCGCTGTTCGCTGAGCGCGGGGTGACGGGGGTGACGATGTCCGAGATAGCCCGGGCCGCCGGGGTCGGGAAGGGGACGCTCTACCGGCGTTTTCCGAACAAGGGGCTTCTGTGCGAGGCGCTACTCGACGAGCCCACGCGCGCCTTCCAGCGGCGGGTGATGGAGCTCGTCGCGGAGAACGAGAGCGGGGCGCTGGAGAAACTGGGTCGGTTTTTGGAAGAGATGGTCTTCTTCACCGAGGAGAACCTGGAGCTGCTCTATGGGGGGCAGGAGCCGCTCTGCGGCTCGGCCAGGGTCGAGCGGTTCTCACACCCGGCCTACGACTGGCAGCGGTGGACCGTGCTGGTGCTGCTCAGGCAGGCCGAGCGGGAAGGTGAGATCCGGGAGAATCTGGACCTCGAGTACCTGGCGCACGCCCTGCTCGCCCCGCTCGCGGTGGACCTCTACTATTACCAGCGGTACGTGCTCGGGTTCAGCCCGGAGCGAATAGCCCGCGGGCTACGTGATCTCGCCTCGGAGAGGCTCTAGAGCCACATCCGGTGGCTCCGGGCCACCTCCAGCGCCCGGACTATCGCGCGGGCCTTGTTGCGACTCTCCTCGTATTCCAGCTTCGGCACCGAGTCCGCGACCACCCCACCGCCGGCCTGGAAGTACGCACGGCCGTCCCTGAGCAGGGCCGTGCGCAAGGTGATGCAGGTATCGAGCCTTCCGTCCACCCCGTAGTAACCCGTAGCCCCGGCGTAGGGCCCGCGGCGGGTGGGCTCGAGTTCGTCGATGATCTCCATAGCGCGCACCTTCGGGGCTCCGGAGACCGTCCCGGCGGGAAAAGCGGCGGCCAGGGCGTCGAGCGCCGTGAGGTTCCCGCGCAGATCTCCCTCCACCGTGGAGACTATGTGCATCACGTGCGAGTAGCGCTCTATCTCCATGAAGCTCGTGACCTCCACGCTGCTGACCTCGCAGACCCGCCCCAGATCGTTGCGCCCGAGGTCCACGAGCATCACGTGCTCGGCTCTCTCTTTGGCGTCGGCGAGCAGCTCCTCGGCCAGCGCCGCGTCCTCCTCCGGACTCTCCCCCCGCCGCCGGGTTCCGGCGATGGGGCGGGTCATGACCCGCCGTCCCTCGACCCTGACCAGCGGCTCTGGCGAGGCCCCGACCAGCGCCAGATCCCCGAACTTCAGGTACGTCATGTAGGGGGAGGGGTTCACCGTACGCAGGCCGCGGTAGAGCAGGAGCGGGTCAAGATCCCCCACCTCCGCCACGAAGCGCTGGGAGGGCACCACCTGGAAGGCGTCCCCGGCCCGGATGTACTCCTTGGCCCGCTCCACCGCCTCCTCGTAGGCCCCGCGGGTGAAGTTGGAGGAGATCCTAAGCTCACCCGGCGGCCCGGAGGAGAGGTTTCCGCGGCCGAGCGGGACCGCGAGCCTCTCCGCCACCCGACGGATGTCGTCGGCGGCCCGGCGGTAGGCGGCGGCGAACCCCTCGCCCTCCACGTCGCGCAGCCGGGAGGCGTCCACCAGCGAGACCACGAGCACCTTGTGCCTGAGATGGTCGAAGACCACGAGCGTATCGGTGACGGCGAAGTACGCCTCGGGAACGCCGAGGTCGTCCGGCGGGGCGTCCGGCAGACGCTCCAGGTAGCGCACCGCATCGTAGGCGAAGTAGCCCACCGCCCCCCCGACGAAGGCCGGCAGGTGCGGCAGCGGGGCGACGCTCTTTCTGCCGACGATGCGCGCGAGTCCCCGGAAGGGATCCTCCGCCGGGACCTCCCGGACCCCGTCGGCGTCCACCACGGTGTAGACCCCGCCGCGGTAGGAGAGGGTCCGCTTGGGATCGAAGCCCAGAAAAGAGTAGCGTCCGAAGCGCTCGGCGGCCTCCGCGCTCTCCAGCAGGAAGACGTGCTCCTCGCCAGCGAAACGGAGCACCGCCGAGATCGGGGTCTCGAGATCTCCGATGAACTCCGCGTACACCGGGACCACGTCGTGGCCGCGGGCGAGCCTGCGGGCCTCGCTCAGCGAGGGGACGAGCTCCAAACTAGCGGTGCCTGTCACGCAGAACCCTCGCCACCTCTTCGGTCCCCACGCCGCGCTCCTCCAGCAGCACCAAAAGGTGGTAGAGGAGGTCGGCCGCCTCCTCGGCCACCCGCTCGTCGCGGAGCGCGGCCACGACCACCTCGACCGCTTCCTCGCCGACCTTCTGGGCCACGTGCCCCGTCCCCTGCGAGATGAGGCTCGCCGTGTAGGAGCCCTCGGGCATCTGCCGGTGGCGGGCGGCGATCGTGCCGGCCAGGCGCTCGATCATCGCCCCGATCCCGACCGACTCCCCGGTTCCCGCCGGAGAGATTCCCACGCCCTCCCCGGCGAGCGTGGCGAAGAAGCAGGTCCGCTCGCCGGTGTGGCAGGCGGGACCGCGCGGCTCCACCAGGTAGAGCAGGGCGTCCCCGTCACAGTCCAGGCGCACCTCGAGCACCCTCTGGGTGTTGCCGCTGGTCTCCCCCTTGCGCCAGAGCTCCTCCCGGGAGCGGGAGTAGTAGTGGGCCTCGCCGGTCGCGAGCGTCCTCTCGAGAGCCTCGCGGTTCGCGTAGGCCATCATGAGCACCGCGCCATCCTCCGCATCCTGTACCACCACGGGGACCAGCCCCCGCTCGTCGAACCGCACCCGCTCGGTCACGCCCACCGTACCGGCACCCCCGCCTCTGCCATCCGCCGCTTCACCTCCGCTATGGTGTACTGTTCGAAGTGGAAGATGCTCGCCGCGAGCACCGCCCCGGCGCCGGCCCTCACGGCGGCGACCATGTGGTCCGGATGCCCGGCCCCTCCGGAGGCCACGATGGGGAGGACGGTCCGCTCGGCGACGGCCGAGATCAGGTCGAGGTCATAGCCCGTCTCGGTGCCGTCGGCGTCCATGCTGTTGAGGACGATCTCCCCCGCCCCCCGGCGCTCGCCCTCGGCGAGCCACTGGAGGGCGTCGAGCCCGGTGTTGACCCGTCCGCCGTTGAGATACACCTCCCACCCCGCACCGCCTCCCCGGCGCTTGACGTCCACGCTCAACACCACGCACTGGCTCCCGAAGCGCTCCGCCCCCTCGCTGATGAGGTCGGGGTTCTTTACGGCGGCGGTGTTGATGGAGACCTTGTCCGCCCCGGCCCGGAGCATCGCCCGCATGTCCTCCACGCTCCTCACCCCCCCACCCACGGTGTAGGGGACGAAGACCTCCTCGGCGGCGCGCCGGGCCAGCTCCACGGCGGTCCCGCGGCGCTCGTGGGAGGCGGTGATGTCGTAGAAGACGATCTCGTCGGCCCCCTCGCGGTCGTAGAGGGCGGCGAGCTCCACAGGGTCGCCGGCGTCGCGCAGATCCTTGAAGCGTGTTCCCTTGACCACCCGGCCCCGGTCCACGTCCAAACACGGGATGATCCTGACCAGAAGCCCCGTCTCAGACGTAGGGGATCCCCTCCTCCCGGCAGCCGGCAGCCACGAGCGAGTACAGCTCCCTCCCGGCGGGGAGCATGACCGCCCCCTCTCTCCCGGAGCCGACCACCATCGACCCGTCCCGGCCCCGCCAGTGGCGGTGTACGGTGTAGGCGGCGAGGGTGGCCTCCACCAGCCCCACGATCCTGTCCAGCTCGGCGTGCGAGAGCTGCGGGGTGACCTCCAGCCGGGAGAGGTCCACGTTCTCCTCGGAGCCGAGATCGTCGGTGAGACCGCCGGTCCTGAGCCGCAGCCCGGGCGTGTCCCAAAGAATGGAGATCGCCTCGCGCAGAGCGGCTGCCCGGCCCTCCTTGTTGCCCTTCCGGTAGCGAAACTCCGGGGCCTCCTTGATCCGCCGGTCCAGCCCGCCGTTTCTCTCCCCGGAACGCTCCAGCGCGAGCACCCGCAGTGCCGCCGCGGAGTTCACCTCCACCGCCCAGCGCCCCTCCTGGCCGGGCAGCGGGTAATCGGTGTACTCCACCCCGACCCGCTGCAGCTCGGCCAGGAGCTCCTCGGCGAACGGCCGTCCCTTGAACATCCGGCGGCTGGCCGAGTACGCCGGGAGCGAGACGCGCGCGAGCACCCTCTCTATGCTGCGGGTCCCTCGCTCGTTGGGAACGGCGAGCGGGGCGTCCACGCCGACGAGGATCCCCTCCTCGGCGTGCTCCGCCACGGCCCCGGCTATCTGTCGGGCGTCCTCGGGGAAGGAGTTGGAGATGAGCCCGCCGCGCCCGTCGAGCACCACCAGGCAGGAGGGTTTCTTCCCGGCCTCTCCCGGCCGCCAGGCCGGTGCACAACCGGCGAACCTCACCTCCCCGCCTCCTCCGAGACCGCTCCGGCCACCTTCTCACACACCCTGCGGCACACCTCCTCGTCCTCGTGCTCAACCATGACCCGCACCACCGGCTCGGTGCCGCTCGGCCGCAACAGGATCCTCCCTCTCTCCCCGAGCTCCTTCCGGGCGGCCTCCACCGCCCGCTCCACCGGCTCCGCGGCGGCGACCTCCCCGGCCGGCCGCTCGACCGCCACGTTGATGAGCACCTGCGGGTATACCTCCATCACCCCGGCGAGCTCCGAGAGGCTGCGCCCGGTACGGGCCATCACGTCGAGCAGCGCGAGCGCGGTGACGAGCCCGTCGCCCGTGGTCGCGTGCTCCGCCA
The Rubrobacter xylanophilus genome window above contains:
- the hisF gene encoding imidazole glycerol phosphate synthase subunit HisF, with the translated sequence MPAAGRRGSPTSETGLLVRIIPCLDVDRGRVVKGTRFKDLRDAGDPVELAALYDREGADEIVFYDITASHERRGTAVELARRAAEEVFVPYTVGGGVRSVEDMRAMLRAGADKVSINTAAVKNPDLISEGAERFGSQCVVLSVDVKRRGGGAGWEVYLNGGRVNTGLDALQWLAEGERRGAGEIVLNSMDADGTETGYDLDLISAVAERTVLPIVASGGAGHPDHMVAAVRAGAGAVLAASIFHFEQYTIAEVKRRMAEAGVPVRWA
- the plsY gene encoding glycerol-3-phosphate 1-O-acyltransferase PlsY, with product MLEVLLILLGYLLGSVPTGILVGRACGVDVRKVGSGNIGTANVMRAAGKGAAALTMLGDMLKGIVPVVGARALGEGPWVLAAVALAAVVGHCWPVFLRFKGGKGVATGAGTSIALVPAVGLGMFALWWVVALASRYTSLAAIVVTVVSPFAFWLTGQPLPYVLYTLVGGAAVLWRHRENARALLRGTERKFGGRSGGGG
- a CDS encoding HAD-IB family hydrolase; the encoded protein is MTGLLREAYRDRTILLTGGTGFLGTALVEKILRGLPEIRCLYLLVRASGEKGAEERFWRDVLGSSAFDRLRERLGGDFEGYVRERVRVLEGDVHAPSLGLGREELAELSREVDVVIHSAASVVFDAPLDAALASNVEGTLGLLRLARGWERRPTFVHISTAYVAGVRRGLVPEAPPEDVTPDGTSLDPVEELRRLAAEISRVEASSRERALVRRFETEAQRELGLVGSEEEVAARVEQLRRAWVREQLVERGTERARSLGWHDVYTFTKSLAERMVVRERGELPLVIVRPAIIESSYREPYPGWIQGSRMADPIIMAFAKGVLREFPGDPDSLVDLVPVDHVVNATLAAAARRPEQPEVFQVASGERNPLRYRDLYGYVRGYFLENPLRDAGGRPIPVAEWSFPGRRAVERRLKAELAGLRAAGALLSRLPEGHMVADLRGRAARAEKRARMSLYYSRIYGPYSTIESVFSTGRTAELFRSLPEEDRREFPFDITEVDWEGWLVGAHLPALTTRPNRRRRRRKAVERPGEVAAIFDVDGTLIGTNVVSYYAWLRLRELPPLLRPLWVAAFLLRVPYYWGLDKISRAHFNRAFYRNYRGWKPARARQLGRESFAAFTLERLHPEALERLREHKRKGHRVILLSGALDFLLDPLRDLVDDVLCARLREEDGVYTGELSGAPVAGEARARMLASYARRRGIDLSRSYAYADSISDLPMLEAVGNPVAVNPDRRLERAARERGWPVRRWDKASPQG
- a CDS encoding TetR/AcrR family transcriptional regulator translates to MRGHVRSPGPRGEEALRRDAARNRERILAAARSLFAERGVTGVTMSEIARAAGVGKGTLYRRFPNKGLLCEALLDEPTRAFQRRVMELVAENESGALEKLGRFLEEMVFFTEENLELLYGGQEPLCGSARVERFSHPAYDWQRWTVLVLLRQAEREGEIRENLDLEYLAHALLAPLAVDLYYYQRYVLGFSPERIARGLRDLASERL
- the trpE gene encoding anthranilate synthase component I translates to MTGTASLELVPSLSEARRLARGHDVVPVYAEFIGDLETPISAVLRFAGEEHVFLLESAEAAERFGRYSFLGFDPKRTLSYRGGVYTVVDADGVREVPAEDPFRGLARIVGRKSVAPLPHLPAFVGGAVGYFAYDAVRYLERLPDAPPDDLGVPEAYFAVTDTLVVFDHLRHKVLVVSLVDASRLRDVEGEGFAAAYRRAADDIRRVAERLAVPLGRGNLSSGPPGELRISSNFTRGAYEEAVERAKEYIRAGDAFQVVPSQRFVAEVGDLDPLLLYRGLRTVNPSPYMTYLKFGDLALVGASPEPLVRVEGRRVMTRPIAGTRRRGESPEEDAALAEELLADAKERAEHVMLVDLGRNDLGRVCEVSSVEVTSFMEIERYSHVMHIVSTVEGDLRGNLTALDALAAAFPAGTVSGAPKVRAMEIIDELEPTRRGPYAGATGYYGVDGRLDTCITLRTALLRDGRAYFQAGGGVVADSVPKLEYEESRNKARAIVRALEVARSHRMWL
- a CDS encoding magnesium transporter CorA family protein, whose product is MFFRERRVGKRPRRRGHLGVWDPTGGETRAGSGLPVEEGEERVRVLLRTREGAVREISREELGAALADRRAALWVDLLRPRERGEEILRGVLGLPSLTVEDCMAPLRMPKMDVFSVAGQRRLFVAAFAVRVERGPMLSLRAVEVDLVAGPNYLVTVRDGPVFEIEGRLEGRIREGNLPETPGRHLVYEALDALVDGHLPGLVEVAGAAEELEESLDPNRERASVAALEGLIYLRRDLQAFRRLAVAQQEILRRLGRVSPELREHLSDVEDNQREAVDMADATRDYVEGAIEAYRMRRDERSELGIRRLTVFAAILGPLSLISGIYGANFVEIPGAQSEWGFPVFVGAQVLFAGFASWLLHRRGLL
- the hisIE gene encoding bifunctional phosphoribosyl-AMP cyclohydrolase/phosphoribosyl-ATP diphosphatase HisIE, coding for MGVTERVRFDERGLVPVVVQDAEDGAVLMMAYANREALERTLATGEAHYYSRSREELWRKGETSGNTQRVLEVRLDCDGDALLYLVEPRGPACHTGERTCFFATLAGEGVGISPAGTGESVGIGAMIERLAGTIAARHRQMPEGSYTASLISQGTGHVAQKVGEEAVEVVVAALRDERVAEEAADLLYHLLVLLEERGVGTEEVARVLRDRHR
- a CDS encoding DUF429 domain-containing protein — protein: MRFAGCAPAWRPGEAGKKPSCLVVLDGRGGLISNSFPEDARQIAGAVAEHAEEGILVGVDAPLAVPNERGTRSIERVLARVSLPAYSASRRMFKGRPFAEELLAELQRVGVEYTDYPLPGQEGRWAVEVNSAAALRVLALERSGERNGGLDRRIKEAPEFRYRKGNKEGRAAALREAISILWDTPGLRLRTGGLTDDLGSEENVDLSRLEVTPQLSHAELDRIVGLVEATLAAYTVHRHWRGRDGSMVVGSGREGAVMLPAGRELYSLVAAGCREEGIPYV
- the wrbA gene encoding NAD(P)H:quinone oxidoreductase, coding for MAVKVAVIYYSATGNVYRLARAVEEGAREAGAEVRLRKVRELAPEEAIKSNRGWYEHVLETQDVPEASLEDLEWADAFVFGTPTRFGNVSAQLKQFLDTTGPLWAEGKLADKVASAFTSAQNAHGGQETTIATLYNVFAHWGAVIVPPGYTAQEIFGAGGNPYGASSTGREEGPTEEELAAARYQGRRVVEKASVLVGGRV